A stretch of the Arachis stenosperma cultivar V10309 chromosome 6, arast.V10309.gnm1.PFL2, whole genome shotgun sequence genome encodes the following:
- the LOC130933420 gene encoding probable ribosome biogenesis protein RLP24, giving the protein MRLEKCWFCSSTVYPGHGIQFVRNDAKIFRFCRSKCHKNFKMKRNPRKVKWTKAYRRVHGKDMTQDSTFEFERKRNRPERYDRNLAENVLKAIPKIEKIRVTREERHHKNRMKGKKRKIQKEATRELEQGISLVKAPLALQKDPSLTLPQKIKVSVSQQQSEDNNAMEE; this is encoded by the exons ATGAGATTGGAAAAGTGCTGGTTTTGTTCTTCAACCGTGTACCCTGGACATGGAATCCAGTTTGTTCGTAATGATGCAAAG ATTTTCCGATTTTGTAGATCTAAATGCCATAAGAACTTCAAAATGAAGAGGAATCCTCGGAAAGTAAAATGGACCAAGGCATATAGGCGGGTGCATGGAAAGGATATGACTCAG GATTCAACCTTTGAGTTTGAGAGAAAGCGAAACAGGCCAGAGAGATATGACAGGAATCTTGCGGAGAACGTCCTCAAGGCCATTCCAAAGATTGAAAAGATCAGAGTCACCAGGGAGGAGAGGCACCATAAGAATAG aatgaagggcaagaaaagaaagatacaGAAGGAGGCAACAAGGGAGTTGGAGCAGGGCATCAGTTTGGTCAAAGCTCCTTTGGCCCTTCAGAAGGACCCATCTCTTACATTACCACAAAAGATCAAAGTCTCTGTTTCCCAACAGCAATCAGAGGACAACAATGCGATGGAGGAGTGA
- the LOC130933173 gene encoding uncharacterized protein LOC130933173, which translates to MEPPVGNKFRIGRKICGRFFGEIYLVIIKRGSCGCKREEKGGGGTSGQGHSSEAETHDQESAASYRERKQDLGNSGGGKSSCNLISNSYKVMHEVQQPGTRKTPQDRSDFFSSTNASALYKPFAASSTGMKRLSPYGNSAVDAYPKKMRAVINKGEYERSKVVPTAQKEAWWVKWQVRTIATEGIISSYKC; encoded by the exons ATGGAGCCTCCAGTTGGGAACAAGTTCCGTATCGGTCGGAAAATCTGTGGCAGATTCTTTGGAGAGATCTATCTCG taataatcaaGAGGGGAAGCTGCGGTTGCAAAAGGGAAGAGAAGGGCGGTGGAGGAACCAGTGGACAAGGCCACTCTTCAGAAGCAGAGACACATGATCAAGAGTCTGCTGCTAGTTACAGGGAACGTAAACAG GATCTTGGTAATTCGGGAGGTGGGAAGTCTAGCTGCAATTTGATTTCAAACAGTTATAAGGTGATGCATGAAGTTCAACAACCTGGTACCAGAAAAACTCCGCAAGATAGAAGTGATTTTTTCTCAAGTACAAATGCTAGTGCTCTCTACAAGCCTTTTGCAGCTTCATCTACAGGGATGAAGAGACTGTCTCCATATGGTAATTCTGCTGTTGATGCTTATCCCAAAAAGATGAGGGCTGTTATAAATAAGGGTGAGTATGAAAGATCCAAAGTGGTTCCGACAGCCCAAAAG GAAGCTTGGTGGGTTAAGTGGCAGGTAAGGACGATAGCAACTGAAGGAATTATTTCATCATATAAATGCTAA
- the LOC130935859 gene encoding syntaxin-61-like has product MTSNFDRWEKDPFFEAAEEVQESADRLESAYRTWIRSTKDDCSVWNSVELRRDLNTALGTAKWQLDEFNRAVKLKLN; this is encoded by the exons ATGACGTCCAATTTTGACCGATGGGAGAAAGATCCTTTCTTTGAAGCTGCCGAAGAAGTTCAGGAATCTGCAGACAG GTTGGAATCTGCATATAGGACATGGATTCGTTCCACAAAAGATGATTGCAGCGTGTGGAACTCTGTTGAGCTTCGTAGAGATCTAAATACTGCTCTTGGCACTGCTAAATGGCAG TTAGATGAATTCAATCGGGCAGTTAAATTGAAGCTCAATTGA